The Corynebacterium renale genome includes a region encoding these proteins:
- a CDS encoding TetR family transcriptional regulator: MQLTRHSIVDAAFTILRRYGLGDVTMRRVASDLGVAPGALYWHVANKQELLRALSSHIIQPALTTDYMSPADRATAFRRCVLSVRDGADVVSVGLADPIALRGIIEVWTSSFTEAGQCAPERGALGAETLLHYCVGAVLNQQTLEQLGQESLADQDASFNAGVELIVNATLLHRTS; encoded by the coding sequence GTGCAGCTAACTCGTCACAGCATCGTTGATGCAGCGTTTACAATCCTTCGCCGCTACGGCCTAGGAGACGTGACTATGCGCAGGGTGGCATCGGATTTAGGGGTCGCGCCGGGTGCTTTGTACTGGCATGTTGCAAATAAGCAGGAACTGCTTAGAGCTTTAAGTTCGCACATCATCCAGCCGGCTCTCACGACGGATTACATGTCACCGGCCGATCGGGCGACTGCTTTTCGACGTTGCGTGCTTTCCGTACGCGATGGAGCAGATGTCGTATCAGTCGGCCTGGCAGACCCCATTGCGTTGCGCGGGATTATCGAAGTATGGACTTCCTCGTTTACCGAGGCGGGTCAATGCGCCCCCGAACGCGGAGCCCTTGGCGCTGAAACGCTTCTGCACTACTGCGTTGGAGCGGTATTGAACCAACAAACTTTGGAACAGTTGGGGCAGGAATCTTTGGCAGACCAAGATGCAAGTTTTAACGCTGGCGT